The stretch of DNA ATGGCCCGCGCGGCCCGCTGACCGCCGCCTCCCCCACAGACGTCTCCTGACAACCACGAATCGGAGTCATCTCCCCATGCCGGCCACCTTCGGCTTCCTCGCTCACCCCATCAGTTCCGGCCACCGCAACCAGGTCCGCGCCCTCGACCTGCTCGGCCGCCTCTTCGACGACCACCGCGGCACACCCGAGCCGCCCGGCACCCGCCGCCACCACGTGCCCGTGCCGCTCCTCACCTCCGTGACCTCCGCGACCGGCGCCACCGCGACCGGCGAGGTCCGCCATCTCCCCTACACCGCCCAGCAGTTGCTCGCTCGGCCGACCACCGCACGGGACCTCGTCGTCGCCGAGGTCAGCGCACTGCGCGAGGAGGCGGGCGCGCAGCTCGTCGGCCTCGGCGGCGCCACCTCCATCGTCGGCGACCGCGGCCTGTGGACCGCCGAACAGGTCGGCGTCCCCGTCACCAGCGGCAACTCCCTGACCGTGTACGCCGCCCACGCCGAAATCGCCCACGTCGTAAGGCTGTTGGGGCTCACCCCGGAGCACACGCGGGTCGCCGTCGTCGGCTACCCCGGCTCCATCGGCCTGGCCATCGCGAAGCTGCTGCTCGCCGACGGCCACCCGCTCGACCTGGTGGCCCGCATCGGCACCCAGACGCCCGAGCGGCTCCTGCGGCACCTGGACCCGGTCCACCACGAGAGGGTGCGGCTCGTCGAGGACGTCGCGCAGTGCACCGCCGAGACCCTCCTCTACGTCACCGCGTCCTCGGTCGGCGGCCTGGTCGACCCCGCCGCGCTGCGGCCGGGATCGATCGTGGTCGACGTGGCGCTGCCCCGCGACGTCGCCGAGCCGCCCGCCCCCGGCAGCGACGTCCTGGTCATCGACGGCGGCCTGGTCAGCGCATCGGACGAGGTGCAGGTCGGCGACGGTTCGCTGCCCGCGCCCGCACAGCAGCTCAACGGCTGCCTCGCGGAGACCATCGTGCTCGCCCTGGAAGGCCGCGCCGAGTCCTTCTCGCTGGGCCGCGAGCTGGACCTGGAGCGGGTGCGCACCATCGGCGCCCTCGCCGCCCGGCACGGCTTCAGGCCCACACCGCTCGCCTCCTTCGGGCGCACCGTCCACGACGACGACGTGGAGCGCCTGGCCCGCCACCACCGCCCTGCCACGTCCGCCTCCCCGGCGCCCGCGCCCGACACGGCCGCAGAGACGCCGCGCCGCTTCGAGCAGCACGTCAACCCGCCCATGGCCCGCCTCTTCGCCGCCCACGGGCTCGACCGGGTCTTCACCGGCGGCAGCGGCGCCACCCTGACGACCGCCGACGGCACCGACTACCTCGACTTCATCGCCGGGTACGGCTGCCTCAACCTCGGCCACAACCACCCCGAAGTCACCGGCAGGCTCCGGCAGTTCCTCGACACTTCCGCGCCGACCTTCGTGCAGTACGTCTCCATGCCCACGCACTCCGCCGAACTCGCCGAGCGGCTCAGCGCCGTCTCCCCGGGCCGCCTGGAGCGCGTCTTCTTCAGCAACTCCGGTACGGAGGCCGTCGAGGCGGCACTCAAGCTGGCGCGGGCCGGCACCGGCCGCAGCCGCCTCGTGTACACGGAGAACAGCTACCACGGCAAGACGCTCGGCGCGCTCTCCGTCACCGGCCGCGAAGGCCACCGCGCCCCCTTCGGCCCGCTGCTCCCCGAGACCGCCGAGGTCCCGTACGGGGATCTCGAAGCCCTGGAGCAGGCGATCGAAGGGGCGGCAGGGTTCATCGTCGAGCCGGTGCAGGGCGAGGGCGGTGTCGTGCTGCCGCCGCCCGGATATCTGCGCGCCGCACGGGAGTTGTGCCGCAAGGCCGGGGCCGCGTTCATCCTCGACGAGATCCAGACGGGGCTCGGCCGCACCGGGGCGCTGTTCGCCGCCGACCACGACGACCTCGAACCGGACGTCCTGTGCCTGGCCAAGTCCCTCTCCGGCGGCCTGATCCCGATCGGCGCGACACTGTGCGGCGCGGACCTGTGGGACGCCGCGTACGGCACCACCAACCGCTCCATGCTGCACTCCTCGACGTTCGGCGGCGGCAACTTCGCGGCGGCGGCCGGACTCGCCACGCTCGACGTCCTGACCGGCGAGGACCTGCCCGCCCACGCCCGCAAGGTCGGCGAACACCTGCGCGGCAGGCTCCGCGAGGTGACCGCTCCGTACGGCTTCGTCAAGGACGTGCGCGGCATCGGCATGATGACCGCCATCGAGTTCGACGGGGACTTCTCCGGCGCCGTGCGCGCCCTCACCGACGAGGCGCTCACCCGCTTCCCCGGCGATCTGCACACCCTCGTGGACTGGCTGCCCGACGAGCTGCGCGGCGCCCTGTCCGGCGTCGGCCGCGCGATGGAGTCGACGCTCGGCGACCTGATGTGCCTGCGGTTCGTCGGCACCCTGGCCCGCGACCACAAGATGCTGACCTTCGTCACCGCCAACCGCACCGGGGTCATGCGCATCCAGCCGCCGCTCGTCCTCGACACGGCACAGGCCGACCGCTTCGTCGACGCGTTCGCCGAGGTGTGCCAGGGCCTCGCGCTCCACGCCGACCTGGGGGCCTGGCAGCGGCCCGCCACGTCCCCCGCCTCCTGAACCACTTCCCGAACACACCTTCTTGCACCTGTGAAAGGAACAGCCACCATGAGCGACACCCTTCAGCAGCAGATGACGGACTACCTCGTCGACCGGCTCGGCCTGCTCCCCGAGGAGATCGGCCCGAAGGCCCGGTTCAAGGAGGACATGGGCCTCGACTCCCTCGACATGGTCGAGCTCGTCTCCCTCCTGGAGTCCCACCTGGGCGCCGCCGTCGCCGACACCGCCCTGGAGCACCTCACGACCCTTCAGGACGTCGTCACGTACCTGGAGGAGCACGGCGCCACCACCACATCCGAGGCCGCCGCGTGAGCGCCGCCCAGGGTTCCGGCGCCCCCGCCCGTCGCGTCGTGGTCACCGGCATCGGCCCGGTAACCCCGCTGGCCATCGGCGCGAAGCACTTCCAGGTGGCCCAGATGGAGGGCCGGAGCGCGATACGGCCCATAACCCGCTTCGACGCCTCACAACTGCCCGTCCGGATAGCCGGCGAGGTGGACCTGCCCGAGGATCTCGCCCCGGACCGGCGCACCGAGAGGATCACCGACCGGGCAACCCAGCTCGCCTGCGCCGCGGCCGAACTGGCCCTGCGCGACAGCGCTCTCGACCTGGCGGCCGAGGACCGCGACCGGATCGGTGTGGTCATCGGCTCCGGCGTGGGCGGCGGCGGCAGCACGGAGGAGAACCTCCGCGCCGCCTACGAGAAGGGCGGCTACCGCGGCCTGTCCGCGCGGTTCATCCCGGCGACGATGGTGAACAGCTCGGCCGCGTGGATCGGCATCAAGTACGGCCTGACAGGACCCAGCAGCGCGTCGGTCACCGCCTGCGCCTCAGCGGCCGACTCGCTCGTCGCCGCCCACCAGATGATCACCAGCGGCGAGGCCGACGTCGTCCTCGCCGGGGGCACGGACGCCCCCGTGATCGAGTCCGTGCTCGGCGGCTTCGCCAAGATGCGGGCGCTGTCCACGCGCAACGACGAGCCGGAGCGGGCGAGCCGCCCCTTCAGCGCCGACCGCGACGGCTTCGTCCTCGGCGAGGGCGCGGCGGTCCTCGTACTGGAGGAGGCGGGGCACGCGGCGGCGCGGGGCGCGGTGCCGCTCGCGGAGTTCAGCGGGTACGGGCGGTCTTCGGACGCTTATCACATCACCGCCCCGCGGCCCGACGGCTCGGGGGCCGCCAAGGCGGTCACCGCGGCGCTGCGCTTCAGCGGGCTTGCTCCAAAGGACGTCTCCCTCATCAACGCGCACGGGACGGCGACGTCCTTCAACGACGCGGGGGAGGCGGCTGCGCTGCACTTGGCGTTGGGCGAGGCGGCGGGGCGGATTCCCGTGACCGCCACGAAGTCGCTGACCGGGCATACGTTGGGCGCGTCCGGGGCCATTGAGGCGGTGTCCGCCGTGCAGAGCATTGTCCACCGGGTGGTGCCGCCGACTGCCAATCTCGATACGCCTGACGCGGCGTTGGGCCTCGACGTCGTCGGGGCGGGGGGCCGGGAGGCGGCCGTCGACACCGTGCTGTCGAACTCTTTCGCCTTCGGCGGGCATAACGTTGCACTGGTCTTCCGGCGGCTGAAGTAAGGCTGGAGCGGCCCGTTCTCGTCCGCGGGTCCGTCGTGGCTGGTCGCGCAGTTCCCCGCGCCCCTTACGGGGCGCGGGGAACTGCGTCCTACGACCCCACGATCGTCGTCAGGAACTCCCCGACCCAGCCAAGGAGTTCACGCCCGATCAACGGCTTTCCGCCGACCTTGGCGGTCTTCGGGCGCGGCACCAGGAGCTGGTGGGCGTTCTCCTTGATGACCGTGCCAGGGTAGAGCCGCTTGAGCCTCAGCTCCTGCGACTCCCGCAGCTCCACCGGGGCGAACCGGATGTTGTTGCCCTGGAGCACGATCTCGCCGACCGAGCACGCGCGGGCCAGCATGCGCAGGCCCGCCACCAGGAGGAGGTTCTCCACGGGCTCGGGCAACTTGCCGTAGCGGTCGGTGAGTTCCTCCCGCACCGCCTTGATGTCCTGCTCGCTGCTCGCCGATGCGATCGAGCGGTAGGCGGCGAGGCGCAGGCGCTCGCCGGGGGCGTAGTCGTGCGGAACGTGTGCGTCGACCGGCAGTTCGACCTTGACCTCCAGCGGCGGCTCCTCCTCCACGCCGCCCTCAAGGGACGCGCGGTAGTCGGCCACCGCCTCGCCCACCATGCGTACGTAGAGGTCGAAGCCGACGCCCGCGATGTGTCCCGACTGTTCGCCGCCCAGGAGGTTGCCCGCGCCGCGGATCTCCAGGTCCTTCATCGCCACGTACATGCCCGCGCCCATCTCCGTGTGCTGGGCGATGGTGGCGAGGCGCTCGTGGGCGGTCTCGGTCAGCGGCTTCTCCGGCGGGTAGAGGAAGTAGGCGTAGCCGCGCTCGCGGCCTCGGCCCACGCGCCCGCGCAGCTGGTGGAGCTGGGAGAGGCCGAAGTTGTCGCCGCGCTCGACGATCAGCGTGTTGGCGTTGGAGATGTCGATGCCCGATTCGACGATCGTCGTCGAGACGAGCACGTCGAACTTCTTCTCCCAGAAGTCCACCACCACTTGTTCCAGGGCCTGTTCGGACATCTGGCCGTGGGCGGTGGCGATGCGCGCCTCGGGGACGATGTCCCGCAGGCGGGCCGCCGCGCGGTCGATGGACTCGACACGGTTGTGGATGTAGAAGACCTGGCCCTCGCGCAGCAGTTCGCGGCGGATGGCCGCGCCGATCTGCTTCTCCTCGTACGGGCCGACGAAGGTCAGGACCGGGTGGCGCTCCTCGGGCGGCGTGGTGATGGTCGACATCTCGCGGATGCCGGTCACGGCCATTTCGAGCGTACGCGGGATGGGGGTGGCCGACATGGTGAGCACATCCACGTTGGCCCGGAGCTTCTTCAGCTGCTCCTTGTGCTCGACGCCGAAGCGCTGCTCCTCGTCGACGATGACCAGGCCGAGGTCCTTGAACTTCGTCTCGGAGGAGAAGAGGCGGTGCGTGCCGATGACGATGTCGACCGAGCCGTCGTGCAGGCCCTCCAGGGTCGACTTGGACTCCGTCTCCGTCTGGAAGCGCGACAACGCCCGCACTTTGACGGGGAATTGGGAGTAGCGCTCGCCGAACGTACCGAAGTGCTGCTGCACGAGCAGCGTCGTCGGGACGAGGACCGCGACCTGTTTGCCGTCCTGGACCGCCTTGAAGGCCGCGCGGACCGCGATCTCCGTCTTGCCGTAGCCGACGTCGCCACAGATCAGGCGGTCCATCGGGACCGTCTTCTCCATGTCGTCCTTCACCTCGGCGATGGTGGTGAGCTGGTCGGGCGTCTCCACGTACGGGAAGGCGTCCTCCAGCTCACGCTGCCAGGGCGTGTCGGGGGCGAAGGAGTGGCCGGGGGCCGCCATGCGCGCCGAGTACAGCTTGATGAGGTCGGCGGCGATCTCCTTGACCGCCTTCTTCGCGCGCGCCTTCGTCTTCGTCCAGTCGGCGCCGCCCAGGCGGTGCAGCGTGGGGGCCTCGCCGCCGACGTACTTGGTGATCTGCTCCAGCTGGTCGGTGGGGATGTAGAGCCGGTCGCCCGGCTGGCCGCGCTTGGCGGGGGCGTACTCCACGACCAGGTACTCGCGGGTGGCGCCCTGGACCGTGCGCTGCACCATCTCGATGTAGCGGCCGACGCCGTGCTGCTCGTGGACGATGTAGTCGCCGGCCTCCAGGGTCAGCGGGTCGATCGTCTTCCTGCGGCGGGCGGGCATCCGCTGGCCGTCCTTGCCGGCCGCCTTCTGGCCTGACAGGTCGGTCTCGGTGAGCACGGCGAGCTTGAGCGCGGGGTCGACGAAGCCGAAGTCGATCGAGCCGCAGGAGACGTGCACGAGCGAGGGCGTCAGCTCGCTGAGCTCCCCGTCCAGGCGGGCCGCGATGCCCTCGCCGCCCAGGACCTCGACGGTGCGGGCGGCGGGGCCGTGGCCCTCCGTCACATAGACGGTGCGCCAGCCGTCGGCGAGCCAGCCCTTGGTGTCGGCGAGGGCCTTCGCGGTGTCGCCGCGGTAGGTCTCGGTGGCGTGCATGCCGAGCTTGAGGGTGTCCTGGCCCAGGTCCTCGTCCGCCGCGAAGGGCGACACGGACCACCACATCATCCCCAGGTCACGGGCATGATCACGGACGTCGGCGATGCCCCACAGGGAGGCCGCTCCCACGTCGATGGGCGCGTCGCCGCCACCGGCGGTCGCGGCCCAGCTGGCCTGGAGGAACTCCTGCGAGGTGGCCACCAGGTCGGCGGCGCGGGTGCGTACGCGCTCGGGATCGCAGACCACGGCCATGGAGTCCTGCGGCAGGACGTCGAGCAGCAGCTCCATGTCGTCGACCAGGACCGGCGCGAGGGACTCCATGCCCTCGACGGCGATGCCCTCGGCGATCTTGCCGAGCAGTTCGCCCAGCTCGGGGTGGGCCTCGGCGAGGGCGGCGGCTCTCTCCCGCACCTGGTCCGTGAGGAGCAGCTCGCGGCAGGGCGGGGCCCACAGGCCGTGGGCGGCGACTTCCAGGGAGCGCTGGTCGGCGACCTTGAAGTAGCGGATCTCCTCGACGTCGTCGCCCCAGAACTCGACGCGGAGGGGATGTTCCTCGGTCGGTGGGAAAACATCCAGGATGCCGCCGCGCACGGCGAACTCGCCACGCTTCTCCACCAGCTCCACACGGGAGTACGCGGCTGCCGCGAGGGCCTCCACGGTCTCGTTCAGGTCCGTGCTCTCGCCGGTGCGCAGGGCGACGGGCTCCAGGTCGCCCAGGCCCTTGACCTGGGGCTGGAGCACCGAGCGCACGGGGGCGACGATGACGGAGACGCGGCCCGTCTCGGGGTCGTCGGGGCGGGGGTGCGCGAGGCGGCGCAGGACGGCGAGGCGGCGGCCGACGGTGTCGGAGCGGGGCGAGAGGCGCTCGTGCGGGAGCGTCTCCCAGGAGGGGTACTCGACGACGCCGTCCGGCGGAATGATCGTGCGCAGGGCGGCCGCGAGGTCCTCGGCCTCGCGTCCGGTCGCCGTCACGGCGAGGACGGTGCGGTTCGTCTCGCGGGCGAGGGCGGCGACCGCGAAGGGGCGAGCGGCGGGCGGGCCGACCAGGTCGACGTGCATGCGGTTGCCGTCGCCTGCGGCCTTGACCGCTTCGGCGAGGGCCGCGTCCTTGACGACGGCGTCGAGGAGTCCGTGCAGGCTCATGAAGGGGAATCCCGTCCGAGGTCCGAGGGGTGGGCAACGCGAACCGCCCGACACGAGTGACGGGCCGGGGGGCCTCCAGCGTACGACTCACGGCGGAGAGCCGCTGGCCGTCCAGGGGCTCCGCCCCAGGCGGGCGCTCTCGACGGGCTGAATCCGACCGAGCACGCCGGACGGGTCGGGGGTGCCCAGAGTACGTCGCCGACGCTCTCGTTACCCGATCGAGCGACTGACGGTACGCCTCCGCACCTTGAGGGCCGGACAATGGCTCGGCTCCGGTGGAATTCCACCAGAGCCGAGCCATTCCCCTGCGCCCCCCAGCGGGAGCGCCCCCGCACCCCCGTAGCGGGAGCTATTCGGTAGCGATCGCGTTCAGGACGTTCATCCGGCCCGCCCTGAAGGCGGGGACGAGCGCCGCGAACAGGCCCACGAAGGCCGAGCCGATGAAGACCGTGATGATCGTCGGCCAGGGGATCTCCAGGACCTTCAGGCCCTCCAGGGCCAGGAGCTGCTGGGCCGTCGCACCCCAGCCCATGCCCAGGCCGAGGCCGAGCAGCGCGCCGAAGAGGGCGATGACCACCGACTCCATGCGGATCATGCGGCGCAGCTGGCGGCGCGAGAGGCCGATCGCCCGCATCAGGCCGATCTCACGGGTCCGCTCGACCACAGAGAGGGCGAGGGTGTTCACCACGCCCAGGATCGCGACGATGATCGCGAGACCGAGCAGGCCGTAGACCATGTTCAGCATCTGGCCGACCTGGTCCTTCAGCGTCTGCTTGAAGTCGGTCTGGTCCATGACCTTGTACTGCGGGTAGTCGGACATGGCCGCCTTCAGCGACGTGTACGCCGCGTCCTGCTGGCCCTTCTCCGCCTTGGCGAACATGATCTCGTTCGGCGGCATCCGGTCGGCGGGCACGTACTTCGCGGCGGTCGAGATGTTCACGTACATCGCGCCGGAGTCGATCGTGGCCTCGCTCGACGTGATGGCCCGGACCGTGATCTCGCCCGTCCTGCCGTGGTCGAAGGCGAGCTTCACCTTGTCGCCGACGCTCAGGCCGTGGTCCTTGGCGAAGTCATCGCCGACCGACATGGAGTCCGGCTTGTAGGCGTCGGCGAGCTTGCCGGCGACGGTCTCGCTGCGCAGGTCCTCGGCGTACGTCGCGTCGGCGGCGCTCAGGCCCACGCCCTTGGCGGTCTTGCCGTTCGGGGCGGTCAGGTCGGCCTTGACGTCCTTGTACTGGGTGATGTGGGCGATGTGGTCGGCCTTCTCCAGGGACTTCGCGGCCTTCGGGGTGATCGCCTGGCCGTTGTCGGACTGGATGATGAAGTCCGCGCCGACCGACTTGTCGAGCTCGTCCGTGGCCGATGCGACCATCGAGGAGCCGACCACCGAGAGGCAGGCGACCAGGGCGAGGCCGATCATCAGGGCCGCGCCCGTGGCGCCGGTGCGGCGCGGGTTGCGCAGGGCGTTGCGCTCGGCCATGCGCCCCACAGGGCCGAACCACCGCAGCAGTACGGCGCTGATGACGCGGACCACGCCGTTGGCGAGGACCGGGCCGATGACGACGAAGCCGATCAGGGTGAGGACCACGCCACCGCCGAGGAAGAGCGAGCCCTCGCTCGCCTTGTCCGCCTGGGACGCGGTGTAGAGGCCGAAGCCGCCCGCACCGGTGAGGACCAGGCCGATGACCGCGCGCAGGGCGCTCGCCTTGCCGTCGGCCGGTGTTCCCGCGTCGCGCAGGGCGGCCATCGGGGAGACCTTGGCGGCGCGCCGGGCGGGGAGGTAGGCGGCGAGGACGGTGACGACGATGCCGAGAACCATGCCCACCACGGGAGTTGTCCACTTGACCGTGAGGTCCTGCGTGGACAGTTCCATGCCCATGCCGGACATCAGCTGCATCAGGCCGACGGCGAGCCCGACGCCCGCGCCGACACCGAGGACCGAGCCGATGACGCCGAGCAGCAGCGCCTCGACGAGCACGGAGCGGTTGACCTGCTTTCGGCTCGATCCGATGGCCCGCATCAGGCCGATCTCGCGGGTGCGCTGGGCGACCAGCATCGAGAAGGTGTTGATGATGAGGAAGATGCCGACGAGGAAGGCGATCCCGGCGAAGCCGAGCATCGCGTACTTCATCACGTCGAGGAAGCCACTGACGCTCTTGCGGCTGTCGTCCGACGTCTCCTGCTGGGTCTTGACCTTGTACGCGGCGGCGTCCGCGCCCATGGACTCGCCGACGTTCCGCTTGAGGACCGCGTCACTGACGCCCTGCTCGGCGGCCACGTTGACATGCGTGAACTTGCCGGTGGCGCCGAGGAGTTCGCGCTGCGCCGTCGCGGTGTCGAAGTAGACGATCGCGGCACCGGGGTTGGTCACCTTGAAGGTGGCTATGCCGGAGATCTTGGCGGTGTGGTCGCCGGAGACGGCGATGGTGCGCAGCTCGTCGCCGATCTTGAGGTGGTGCTTGTCGGCGGTGTCGGCGTCGACCATCACGTCGGTGGGTCCGCGCGGGGCGTGCCCGGAGGTGATGTCCATCGAACGCAGGTCGTTGTGCGTCCAGTTGCCCGCGATGGTGGGGCCACCGCCGGTCGGACCCACGTTCTTCTTCTCGGAGTTGACGACGGTGACGGCGGTGCTGCTGACCGCGCCCTCCGCGGACTTCGCGCCCTCAGCCTTCTTCGCCTGGTCGACGACCGAGGCGGGGATCGACTCGGGCCTGCCGCTGTCGGGCGTCTCGCCCGTGTCCTCGGCGTTCTTGTTGGTGACGGTGACGTCGGCGGACGTCGCGGCGAAGAGCTTGTCGAACGTCGTGTTCATCGTGTCGGAGAAGACGAGCGTGCCGCAGACGAACGCCACCGACAGGACCACGGCCACGGCGGAGAGCGCCATACGGCCCTTGTGCGCGAAGAAGTTGCGCATCGAGGTCTTGAGGACGGTCATGACGTACGCCCCCGCGCGTCGAAGTCCTTCATGCGGTCGAGGACGGAATCCGCGGTCGGCGCGTACATCTCGTCGACGATCCGGCCGTCCGCGAGATAGAGCACCCGGTCCGCGTACGAGGCCGCCACCGGGTCGTGCGTGACCATCACGATGGTCTGGCCGAGCTCGGTCACCGACTTGCGCAGGAAGCCCAACACCTCAGCCCCCGCACGGGAGTCGAGGTTTCCGGTCGGCTCGTCACCGAAGATGATCTCCGGGCGCGCGGCAAGGGCGCGGGCCACGGCGACGCGCTGCTGCTGGCCGCCGGAGAGCTCGGTCGGGCGGTGCTTGAGGCGGCCCGCGAGACCGACGGTCTCCACGACCTGGTCCAGCCAGGCGCGGTCGGGCTTGCGGCCCGCGATGTCCATCGGGAGCGTGATGTTCTCGATGGCGTTGAGCGTGGGCAGGAGGTTGAACGCCTGGAAGATGAAGCCGATCCGGTCCCGGCGCAGCTGCGTGAGCTTCTTGTCCTTCAGGCCGGTGATCTCGGTCTCGTCGAGGTAGATCTGCCCGGAGGACACGGTGTCCAGGCCCGCGAGGCAGTGCATCAGGGTCGACTTGCCCGAGCCGGAGGGACCCATGATCGCGGTGAACTGCCCGCGGGCGATGTCCACGTCGATCTCGTCGAGCGCCACGACCCGGGTCTCCCCCGATCCGTACGCCTTCA from Streptomyces sp. BA2 encodes:
- a CDS encoding beta-ketoacyl-ACP synthase II — encoded protein: MSAAQGSGAPARRVVVTGIGPVTPLAIGAKHFQVAQMEGRSAIRPITRFDASQLPVRIAGEVDLPEDLAPDRRTERITDRATQLACAAAELALRDSALDLAAEDRDRIGVVIGSGVGGGGSTEENLRAAYEKGGYRGLSARFIPATMVNSSAAWIGIKYGLTGPSSASVTACASAADSLVAAHQMITSGEADVVLAGGTDAPVIESVLGGFAKMRALSTRNDEPERASRPFSADRDGFVLGEGAAVLVLEEAGHAAARGAVPLAEFSGYGRSSDAYHITAPRPDGSGAAKAVTAALRFSGLAPKDVSLINAHGTATSFNDAGEAAALHLALGEAAGRIPVTATKSLTGHTLGASGAIEAVSAVQSIVHRVVPPTANLDTPDAALGLDVVGAGGREAAVDTVLSNSFAFGGHNVALVFRRLK
- a CDS encoding acyl carrier protein; translated protein: MSDTLQQQMTDYLVDRLGLLPEEIGPKARFKEDMGLDSLDMVELVSLLESHLGAAVADTALEHLTTLQDVVTYLEEHGATTTSEAAA
- the mfd gene encoding transcription-repair coupling factor, with the translated sequence MSLHGLLDAVVKDAALAEAVKAAGDGNRMHVDLVGPPAARPFAVAALARETNRTVLAVTATGREAEDLAAALRTIIPPDGVVEYPSWETLPHERLSPRSDTVGRRLAVLRRLAHPRPDDPETGRVSVIVAPVRSVLQPQVKGLGDLEPVALRTGESTDLNETVEALAAAAYSRVELVEKRGEFAVRGGILDVFPPTEEHPLRVEFWGDDVEEIRYFKVADQRSLEVAAHGLWAPPCRELLLTDQVRERAAALAEAHPELGELLGKIAEGIAVEGMESLAPVLVDDMELLLDVLPQDSMAVVCDPERVRTRAADLVATSQEFLQASWAATAGGGDAPIDVGAASLWGIADVRDHARDLGMMWWSVSPFAADEDLGQDTLKLGMHATETYRGDTAKALADTKGWLADGWRTVYVTEGHGPAARTVEVLGGEGIAARLDGELSELTPSLVHVSCGSIDFGFVDPALKLAVLTETDLSGQKAAGKDGQRMPARRRKTIDPLTLEAGDYIVHEQHGVGRYIEMVQRTVQGATREYLVVEYAPAKRGQPGDRLYIPTDQLEQITKYVGGEAPTLHRLGGADWTKTKARAKKAVKEIAADLIKLYSARMAAPGHSFAPDTPWQRELEDAFPYVETPDQLTTIAEVKDDMEKTVPMDRLICGDVGYGKTEIAVRAAFKAVQDGKQVAVLVPTTLLVQQHFGTFGERYSQFPVKVRALSRFQTETESKSTLEGLHDGSVDIVIGTHRLFSSETKFKDLGLVIVDEEQRFGVEHKEQLKKLRANVDVLTMSATPIPRTLEMAVTGIREMSTITTPPEERHPVLTFVGPYEEKQIGAAIRRELLREGQVFYIHNRVESIDRAAARLRDIVPEARIATAHGQMSEQALEQVVVDFWEKKFDVLVSTTIVESGIDISNANTLIVERGDNFGLSQLHQLRGRVGRGRERGYAYFLYPPEKPLTETAHERLATIAQHTEMGAGMYVAMKDLEIRGAGNLLGGEQSGHIAGVGFDLYVRMVGEAVADYRASLEGGVEEEPPLEVKVELPVDAHVPHDYAPGERLRLAAYRSIASASSEQDIKAVREELTDRYGKLPEPVENLLLVAGLRMLARACSVGEIVLQGNNIRFAPVELRESQELRLKRLYPGTVIKENAHQLLVPRPKTAKVGGKPLIGRELLGWVGEFLTTIVGS
- a CDS encoding aminotransferase class III-fold pyridoxal phosphate-dependent enzyme, producing the protein MPATFGFLAHPISSGHRNQVRALDLLGRLFDDHRGTPEPPGTRRHHVPVPLLTSVTSATGATATGEVRHLPYTAQQLLARPTTARDLVVAEVSALREEAGAQLVGLGGATSIVGDRGLWTAEQVGVPVTSGNSLTVYAAHAEIAHVVRLLGLTPEHTRVAVVGYPGSIGLAIAKLLLADGHPLDLVARIGTQTPERLLRHLDPVHHERVRLVEDVAQCTAETLLYVTASSVGGLVDPAALRPGSIVVDVALPRDVAEPPAPGSDVLVIDGGLVSASDEVQVGDGSLPAPAQQLNGCLAETIVLALEGRAESFSLGRELDLERVRTIGALAARHGFRPTPLASFGRTVHDDDVERLARHHRPATSASPAPAPDTAAETPRRFEQHVNPPMARLFAAHGLDRVFTGGSGATLTTADGTDYLDFIAGYGCLNLGHNHPEVTGRLRQFLDTSAPTFVQYVSMPTHSAELAERLSAVSPGRLERVFFSNSGTEAVEAALKLARAGTGRSRLVYTENSYHGKTLGALSVTGREGHRAPFGPLLPETAEVPYGDLEALEQAIEGAAGFIVEPVQGEGGVVLPPPGYLRAARELCRKAGAAFILDEIQTGLGRTGALFAADHDDLEPDVLCLAKSLSGGLIPIGATLCGADLWDAAYGTTNRSMLHSSTFGGGNFAAAAGLATLDVLTGEDLPAHARKVGEHLRGRLREVTAPYGFVKDVRGIGMMTAIEFDGDFSGAVRALTDEALTRFPGDLHTLVDWLPDELRGALSGVGRAMESTLGDLMCLRFVGTLARDHKMLTFVTANRTGVMRIQPPLVLDTAQADRFVDAFAEVCQGLALHADLGAWQRPATSPAS
- a CDS encoding ATP-binding cassette domain-containing protein — encoded protein: MTSAVTIPRHGGTGGRTAVVARARQVVKAYGSGETRVVALDEIDVDIARGQFTAIMGPSGSGKSTLMHCLAGLDTVSSGQIYLDETEITGLKDKKLTQLRRDRIGFIFQAFNLLPTLNAIENITLPMDIAGRKPDRAWLDQVVETVGLAGRLKHRPTELSGGQQQRVAVARALAARPEIIFGDEPTGNLDSRAGAEVLGFLRKSVTELGQTIVMVTHDPVAASYADRVLYLADGRIVDEMYAPTADSVLDRMKDFDARGRTS
- a CDS encoding ABC transporter permease, with the protein product MTVLKTSMRNFFAHKGRMALSAVAVVLSVAFVCGTLVFSDTMNTTFDKLFAATSADVTVTNKNAEDTGETPDSGRPESIPASVVDQAKKAEGAKSAEGAVSSTAVTVVNSEKKNVGPTGGGPTIAGNWTHNDLRSMDITSGHAPRGPTDVMVDADTADKHHLKIGDELRTIAVSGDHTAKISGIATFKVTNPGAAIVYFDTATAQRELLGATGKFTHVNVAAEQGVSDAVLKRNVGESMGADAAAYKVKTQQETSDDSRKSVSGFLDVMKYAMLGFAGIAFLVGIFLIINTFSMLVAQRTREIGLMRAIGSSRKQVNRSVLVEALLLGVIGSVLGVGAGVGLAVGLMQLMSGMGMELSTQDLTVKWTTPVVGMVLGIVVTVLAAYLPARRAAKVSPMAALRDAGTPADGKASALRAVIGLVLTGAGGFGLYTASQADKASEGSLFLGGGVVLTLIGFVVIGPVLANGVVRVISAVLLRWFGPVGRMAERNALRNPRRTGATGAALMIGLALVACLSVVGSSMVASATDELDKSVGADFIIQSDNGQAITPKAAKSLEKADHIAHITQYKDVKADLTAPNGKTAKGVGLSAADATYAEDLRSETVAGKLADAYKPDSMSVGDDFAKDHGLSVGDKVKLAFDHGRTGEITVRAITSSEATIDSGAMYVNISTAAKYVPADRMPPNEIMFAKAEKGQQDAAYTSLKAAMSDYPQYKVMDQTDFKQTLKDQVGQMLNMVYGLLGLAIIVAILGVVNTLALSVVERTREIGLMRAIGLSRRQLRRMIRMESVVIALFGALLGLGLGMGWGATAQQLLALEGLKVLEIPWPTIITVFIGSAFVGLFAALVPAFRAGRMNVLNAIATE